TTCAATGGCCGACTGTGACACCCCAAACCGCGCCGCGATCTCTTTAAAGGAAAACCCTTCCGCCACCAGCGACAAGGCTTCTTTTTCCTTTTCTGAAATAGCGTAGTGCCGGAACAGTTGTTTGTTGAGGTCTTCCTCGAAAGTCGATTTTTCCGGGCCATAGGCCGCATAGCGCATTACATTGCCCAGCTGTATGCTTTCATTCTTCTGGGAATGACCGATGATGGCCGTCACCCTTCCTTCTTCCGAAGCAAATACCCCCACTTTGGTGATCAGTGGCACATGGGTGCCGTCTTTATGGATCTTTTTCAGCTCAATGGTAAAACTATATTGTTCGAGGTCCTTTGTTTTGTTATGCAGGAACATCAGCGCCTTATCGTTCAGCTCATTGGAAAAGGGAGCATACTCCGGCGCCGTAATGTTAACGAACGTCATCATGGTCATTTCATCATCCCGGTATCCGAGCAGCGGTTCCCAGCCATCGGCGTATAACATGCGGTTTTCTTTGAACGAATAGATATATACCGCTTCATCCGGAAACCGCCGGATGATCGTCTTAAAATGCCGTGCTTCCGGGCTGTTCAGGTCAGCCGGTACGTCTGTAATAAATGTTTTGGAATAATGCCCCAACTTATCCGGATCCATTCGTTTTTTGTCATAAATGTAAAAATAATATCACAACCTGCGTAATTACGCAGTTGACTGATTATGAACGTACTGGTAATTTTGCGTCCGTAAACCATACGAAATGGATCTGCAGGAAAAACCGCTGAAGAGGCCTTTTGTCCAGCGAATTCACCCGGTTAATGGTCCGGCAAGGAGGCAAGAACCGGAGACCTTGACCAGGAGTGGTTACAGCCCAAAAGTTGAGATAAAGGAATGTGTTAAAAACCGAGGAAAAGTTTGTTAGAAAAAGCCCCATCCTCATTGATGCAATGTCCCCCGGGGATACAGCTACGGCGCATGGACCGGATTATCCAGGTCCATGCCTGTACTGGCCCTGACTGTTGACCCTCAAAAGATATTGATTTTGTGTTAAGATTGTCATGAATTTTTTTGACTGTTGAATTACCCCCCGAATTGTTAATCCTACTCGCTTCAGTAATGAAGCAACCTGGCGAGGCTACTGCCTCGCCATTTTATTTTTCGCCAGCTTATCATGATACCCGCCATGAATAAAAAAAAGATATGAGTATATTTGTTATACCCGATTGTAACACCCAAAGAATATCCAGCAAAAATGAAGATCATTATTTTCGGAGCTTCCGGTGCCGGCACCAGCACCCTGGCCAAAGCTTTTGCCAGAGAAAACGGCTACCTGCATCTCGAAGCGGACAACTATTACTGGCTCAAAACCGAACGGCCATACGAATCCAGGCGCGACCCCGCAGAAAGGAACAAACTGTTCCTCGAAGACCTTAACAGTCATCATAAAGTGGTGGTGGCAGGCTCTATTTTCAAATGGGACCCGGCCATGGCCGGACTGTTTGACCTGGCCGTTTTCCTGTGGCTGCCCCCTGAAATCAGGATGCAGCGGCTTATACTGCGGGAAAAACAACGCTATGGCTCCCTGCTGGACTCCGATCCCTGGCTCAAAAAACACAACGCCGAATTCATTGCCTGGGCGTCCCGGTACGACGAGCCCGGTTTCCCCAGCAGAAGCCTCACCCTCCATAAAGAATGGATCGCGCAACTGAAAATACCGGTACTGGAAATCAGCGGCGACTTCCCACTGGCAGAAAGACTGCAACGGATGCAGGAGAAAATCGCCGGCATCAAATGTCACGAGACTTCCCGACAGTAGGGCTACCATCGACGACTTTCTACTCATGCATACCACCATGATATGAAACAAAGTGCGGGCATCCTGCTCTACCGAAAGCACAAAGGCATCACAAACTACTTCCTGGTACATCCCGGCGGCCCCTTCTTTGCCAAAAAAGACGCCGGATGGTGGAGCATACCCAAAGGAGAAATAGCACCGGGAGAAGCCCCATTGCAAGCAGCTATCCGTGAGTTTGAAGAAGAAACCGGCTACCGGCCGGGAGGAACATTTATCCCACTGCAACCTGTCACCCAGAAAGGAGGCAAACAAGTGCTTTGCTGGGCCACCGAAGGCGACCTGGACCACCAGGCCATCGTGAGCAATTTATTCGAAATAGAATGGCCGCCGCATTCCGGCAAAAAGAAACAGTTCCCGGAAATTGACAAAGCCGGCTGGTTTGACGCCGGTACGGCTAAAAAAATGATCAATCCGCAACAAGCGGCATTCATCGATGAATTATTAAGGTCCCAGGGCTGAAGCCCTGGGCTACGTTTAGATCAAAGCGGTGATTTTACCGCTGCGATAAAAGCGAAGGTTTTATCGTTGTGATAAAAGCGAAGGTTTTACCGTTTATGACAAAAGCGGAGGTTTGTTTTTTACAGATGAAGGTCGCGCGCTCCTCTCACTTCGGTGGAGATCTCCCCTAACATGGCGCCTGCATTGCAGTTCTGGCCCGTATACACTTTCACAAAATCAATGGCATTGAGCGTTACCGGTTGACCACTCGCATTGACTGCATTGGCAATATCCACAGTGTTGTATCCCAAAGTGGGATACTCACTGGAATAGCTGTCGGTGTATCCCCATGCAAAAGCAAGATTGGTGAGTATTCCTCCCGATACCAGCGTATTCACCAGTCTGGTGCCCGTAAAGGTAACAGAGTCCTGGTTGGGCGCCATGGCCGGATAGTAGTTGTTGGCCGTATGAAAGGCATTGGCCTGTACATATCCGCTGTTGCCCAG
The Chitinophaga varians genome window above contains:
- a CDS encoding LuxR C-terminal-related transcriptional regulator, translating into MDPDKLGHYSKTFITDVPADLNSPEARHFKTIIRRFPDEAVYIYSFKENRMLYADGWEPLLGYRDDEMTMMTFVNITAPEYAPFSNELNDKALMFLHNKTKDLEQYSFTIELKKIHKDGTHVPLITKVGVFASEEGRVTAIIGHSQKNESIQLGNVMRYAAYGPEKSTFEEDLNKQLFRHYAISEKEKEALSLVAEGFSFKEIAARFGVSQSAIEKRIIPMYKRFEVKSLTHLISFAYANHILP
- a CDS encoding AAA family ATPase, with the protein product MKIIIFGASGAGTSTLAKAFARENGYLHLEADNYYWLKTERPYESRRDPAERNKLFLEDLNSHHKVVVAGSIFKWDPAMAGLFDLAVFLWLPPEIRMQRLILREKQRYGSLLDSDPWLKKHNAEFIAWASRYDEPGFPSRSLTLHKEWIAQLKIPVLEISGDFPLAERLQRMQEKIAGIKCHETSRQ
- a CDS encoding NUDIX domain-containing protein, encoding MKQSAGILLYRKHKGITNYFLVHPGGPFFAKKDAGWWSIPKGEIAPGEAPLQAAIREFEEETGYRPGGTFIPLQPVTQKGGKQVLCWATEGDLDHQAIVSNLFEIEWPPHSGKKKQFPEIDKAGWFDAGTAKKMINPQQAAFIDELLRSQG